From Abyssibius alkaniclasticus:
GTTTCCAGATAATCCTGGATGACCGGCGCGCCGTGCATCACCTCATCGGCCCAGACCTTGGAGCCGTTGGCATAGCGGCGGCTGATTTCCATTTTGGCGTCGATATAGGCGCCAATCCCTTCGGCCGGGCCGATGGCGCTGTCAAAACTATCGGCGGCATGGAGCCAGATTTCGAAAATCTCCTGCACCACGCGGCGGTAAAGCTCTTCTTTCGTGGCGAAGTAATAGTGCAAATTGGCCTTGGGCAGCCCGGCAATATCGGCAATGAGCTGCATGGTCGCCCCGCCGAACCCCGCCTCGGCAAACACCTTTTCGGCGGCAGACAGGATGATCCGCTCGTTCTCGGCACGGATTTTCTGGCGTTTTGATGCATTGCCCTGTGCCACCATTTGCGCCCTTTCGTAAATTTAACTTGATCGTATGGTCAGGCTGTGTAGCCTTCAAGCTGACCATACGGTCAAAGTCTGAGTCGTCACAAGGGGCAATAGAACCCCGCCAAACACGGAGAGAGCCATGTCCGCCCCCCTTGAAAACCTGCGCATCAACGGTGACCGTTTGTGGGACAGCCTGATGGAAATGGCAAAGATCGGCCCCGGCGTGGCGGGCGGCAATAACCGCCAGACCCTTACCGATGAAGATGCCGAGGGCCGCCGCCTGTTCGAGACATGGTGCAAGGATGCGGGTTGCACGATGGGGCTGGACCAGATGGGCAACATGTTTGCGCGGCGCGAAGGCACCGAGCCTGATGCGCTGCCGGTCTATGTGGGGAGCCATCTGGATACCCAGCCCACGGGCGGGAAGTATGACGGCGTGCTTGGCGTGTTGGCGGGCTTGGAAATTATCCGCACGCTGAATGACCTTGGCATTCAAACCAAACACCCGATTGTCGCCACGAACTGGACGAATGAGGAGGGCACCCGTTTTGCCCCCGCCATGCTGGCCAGCGGTGTGTTTGCCGGCATTCACGGGCAGGATTGGGCCTACGCGCGCAAAGACGCCAAGGGCCTGCGCTTTGGCGACGAACTGGCCCGGATTGGCTGGCGCGGCGAGGAAGAGGTCGGCGCGCGCAAAATGCACGCCTTCTTCGAGCTGCATATCGAACAAGGCCCGATACTGGAGGCCGAGGGCATCGATATT
This genomic window contains:
- a CDS encoding TetR/AcrR family transcriptional regulator produces the protein MVAQGNASKRQKIRAENERIILSAAEKVFAEAGFGGATMQLIADIAGLPKANLHYYFATKEELYRRVVQEIFEIWLHAADSFDSAIGPAEGIGAYIDAKMEISRRYANGSKVWADEVMHGAPVIQDYLETSLREWTTGRVELINRWIAEGKMDPVDPEYFLYMLWATTQHYADFGHQIETLNGGKPLSKSQWETAKATVKQVMLRGIGVV
- a CDS encoding Zn-dependent hydrolase → MSAPLENLRINGDRLWDSLMEMAKIGPGVAGGNNRQTLTDEDAEGRRLFETWCKDAGCTMGLDQMGNMFARREGTEPDALPVYVGSHLDTQPTGGKYDGVLGVLAGLEIIRTLNDLGIQTKHPIVATNWTNEEGTRFAPAMLASGVFAGIHGQDWAYARKDAKGLRFGDELARIGWRGEEEVGARKMHAFFELHIEQGPILEAEGIDIGVVTHGQGLSWTQITILGKESHTGSTPMPMRRNAGLGMARVLELVDEIARSHAPDAVGAAGHIDVYPNSRNVIPGKVVFTVDLRSPELAVIEDMERRLRAGAQKICDDMGLGVEFEKVGGFDPVTFDEACVSAVRSAAERLGYSHRNIISGAGHDACWINRMAPTAMVMCPCVDGLSHNEAEEISKEWSTAGAEVLFHAVVETAGIVA